The Psilocybe cubensis strain MGC-MH-2018 chromosome 7, whole genome shotgun sequence genome has a window encoding:
- a CDS encoding putative mitochondrial carrier C8C9.12c, giving the protein MADEIDYEGLPSNAGLGVNMLAGALAGISEHAVMFPIDSIKTRMQVFATSPLAVYSGVGNAFSRIASTEGVRALWRGVSSVILGAGPAHAVHFGTLEAVKELCGGNEAGNQWLATSLAGASGTIAADAFMNPFDVVKQRMQVHKSEFRSVWVCARSVYRAEGIGAFYVSYPTTLAITIPFNAIQYTVYDHLKKFMNPRNEYSPQSHIIAGGIAGAVAAAVTTPLDVAKTILQTRGASTEADIRNVKGMADAFKVIWARDGLKGFGRGLTPRVLTIMPSSALCWMSYEFFKAAIRSD; this is encoded by the exons ATGGCCGACGAAATCGACTATGAGGGTCTACCCTCAAATGCCGGTCTTGGT GTCAATATGCTTGCAGGCGCACTC GCTGGCATTTCCGAGCACGCTGTGATGTTCCCCATAGACAGTATCAAA ACACGGATGCAGGTTTTCGCCACATCACCGCTCGCTGTATACAGCGGTGTTGGCAATGCATTCTCCAGGATCGCCTCCACAGAAGGAGTCCGAGCCCTCTGGAGAGGTGTTTCATCCGTCATTCTCGGTGCCGGTCCCGCTCACGCAGTGCATTTCGGGACGTTAGAGGCAGTCAAGGAGCTATGTGGAGGCAACGAGGCTGGGAACCAGTGGTTAGCTACTT CATTGGCAGGAGCCTCAGGTACGATAGCAGCCGACGCTTTTATGAACCCTTTCGATG TTGTCAAGCAACGAATGCAGGTTCACAAGTCGGAATTCCGTTCTGTATGGGTGTGCGCTCGCTCAGTCTACCGAGCAGAGGGTATTGGCGCCTTCTACGTTTCCTACCCCACAACATTAGCCATTACGATTCCCTTCAATGCCATCCAATACACCGTCTACGACCATCTCAAAAAGTTCATGAACCCCCGAAATGAATACTCGCCCCAGTCCCACATAATCGCTGGAGGAATTGCTGGTGCAGTGGCTGCCGCTGTGACAACGCCTCTCGACGTAGCCAAGACGATTCTGCAGACACGAGGGGCGTCCACGGAAGCTGACATCcggaatgtcaagggtatgGCCGACGCATTCAAAGTTATCTGGGCGAGGGACGGACTGAAAGGATTCGGGAGAGGATTGACGCCAAGAGTACTGACTATCATGCCGAGTTCCGCGCTGTGCTGGATGTCCTACGAGTTCTTCA AAGCGGCCATCCGATCTGATTAA
- a CDS encoding NFX1-type zinc finger-containing protein 1 — protein sequence MDKQARLNKRFNDIVSAKTPISPSHGPQFLEAIYTHPNPEDRIASLVSKKTGVDALKAAIRYDLSLTFMNTHASFLIRYLQHPELKAINNGEFLDGILMYLVDPPTFWMEFRRKFLKCELDEDAVYSFGWLLHRLCTMASEEAASFREGSDMDEIINILLSSHIEKTKSIGSKLKEVLSTSLPIVHGNITSSSGPGGRHNNDFADFRKISILPTGEEMASTDAPFLRPASVLEELENAPTRVAIHLDNQFRLLREDMIHEMREELQIALGKKQGRHRGTKIQGLRLKDLELGDEKKRMKWSLICVCDHDFPEMKRLKNRKDRKEFLDDKRQFFKHQSLACLLVGTEIIAFPCIYRDEERLAKNPPEIVLQFEDAESTQHALRRLKMGDNVVLIQIDTATFAYEPILKGLQQTITLPLSSEILLWKVGNCPADITEQIPSIVQILRNDPSVNLKSLLKTPKDIKLDDSQARSLISGLTQKISLIQGPPGTGKSFIGGLIAKSIHDFTSKTILVVCYTNHALDDILTHLLDIGIPQTSMLRIGGKSTSRTEPLTIQHQQRGPNRTSRLEWTAIDELKTQHAQLRQRVQSSFRRYISQASYTNILDYLEMEYPDYFEAFQIPDQEDGMSFVGAQGKAAQPDYLIEKWAHGDRPDRAFLPFISSSQSRKSIWDLPNATRQAHLKGWREALLQEAIEDFVLNAKEYNRCVDRLSRAYSTNTSTLLRNKRIVGCTTTAAAKYREEIRTFNPDVLLVEEAGEILESHVLTALGPETSQMVLIGDHKQLRPKVNHYLLTVENGEGYDLNRSLFERLILKEYPHVTLEQQHRMRPEISNFIRQMTYPKLIDSPNTQNRPCLRGVQDNIIFINHDHPEDEISAIGDRNDMASKSSKQNSFEAFMILKIVKYLGQQGYGTENLVILTPYLGQLHKLRNILKKDNDPILNDLDNSELVKAGLIDPAMAKLSKRSIRLATIEPMTSRCVAGHTLHWECNKGAPVTCSKCEREKRLAKKKQEEELTAQTRRDAEQKAHLAKMDNFNAQIEAERRKAEDARLLQEQANAIKQKQKDLESIKAANANRILPPPLSITAQGARLSREQAITFQQKESNLGSIQTANVNPAVPPLSPNTSIFSKLFSPFAQLAAPMASSESTPPGSDTSKTVQNVANNRLKSTSSGKPFKDPGPSPSQIEWNRQKTVEGAQNDAIDAIMDMIGLEAVKQGVLDIKAKIDVSVRQGSSLKRERFNAVLLGNPGTGKTTVARHYAKFLATVKAIPGETFEETTGARLAQNGVGEATKLVEGVVKAGGGAIFIDEAYQLTSGNNFGGGAVLDFLLAEMENRVGTLVFIFAGYNKEMEKFFEHNPGLKSRVPYEFQFADYEDAELMRMLEDYIKKDFAGRMKVEGGITGLYGRIAIRRLGRRRGRPGFGNARDLQTVLSHIKKRQAVRLTKERQEGKQPDDFLMTREDLIGPDPSTAIKESKAWLKLQQMIGLKSVKESIKSLFSSIEENYQRELLEKGVLDFSLNKVFLGPPGTGKTTVAKLYGSILADIGLLSNGEVILKNPSDFVGSALGQSEANTKAILANTVGKVLIIDEAYMLYGGGGSDDVSSGSNQYKTSVIDTIVAEVQNVPGEDRCVILAGYKDQMLEMFQNVNPGLSRRFKIEEAFNFENFNDDELLKILELKLKDQELEATPQAKKTAIDRLSRMRNRPNFGNGGEVENIITAAKGRAIARRSKIPLSERPSVITIEAEDIDPDWNRSANAAADLVKIFSDIVGCEDIIQKLKNYQEVVQACLARDMDPRELIPTNFVFTGPPGTGKTTVARKIGQVFYNMGILGSGDVIECSASDLVGQYVGQTGPKTRKLFEKALGKVLFVDEAYRLSVGHFAQEAIDELVGLLTHPDFKSKLIVILAGYEQDMNQLMSVNTGLSSRFPEQVVFVNMDAEQCLKIVSNELKKKKIQTDGWDVDVSSEANIEIKELIRDMAELQDWGNARDMITISKEMINKALVSLTTAAPGASPMLSGVDAVGVMKIALKDRQRRSKIPPKPRLAQPDLHMQELTATPPPPPTLATRTTANTQKASDRGRGRGRGRGRGRGDGGESRANTSQSQSHQTRQQVQRDPGVNDALWNEMEAMKRKATRIEMDAKNRVKEMEKKAEEAKKEAQRQEQMIADKQLAEAAAKEASERAELQRQREKARLKALAARAEQAKAEAEARARREAERQRQAKEARAQAKLREMGVCVAGYQWIKMGSGYRCKGGSHFVSNGELGL from the exons AAATTCCTTAAATGCGAATTGGATGAGGACGCCGTATATTCCTTTGGCTGGCTACTACACCGCCTATGTACGATGGCATCCGAAGAAGCCGCTTCTTTCAGAGAAGGGTCTGACATGGACGAAATCATTAATATCCTTCTGTCATCACACATCGAGAAAACCAAATCCATTGGATCAAAGTTGAAGGAAGTGTTGAGCACGTCCTTGCCTATTGTGCATGGCAACATTACGTCCAGCTCAGGCCCTGGTGGCCGACACAACAATGACTTTGCGGACTTTCGCAAGATCTCCATTCTTCCTACTGGAGAAGAGATGGCTTCAACGGATGCGCCTTTTTTGAGGCCAGCAAGCGTATTGGAGGAACTAGAGAATGCACCTACACGTGTTGCGATTCATTTGGATAACCAGTTCAGACTCCTTCGAGAAGACATGATTCACGAAATGCGTGAAGAACTCCAGATAGCCTTGGGGAAAAAGCAAGGTCGCCATAGGGGCACAAAGATTCAAGGCTTACGCTTGAAGGACCTGGAGCTTGGCGACGAGAAGAAACGAATGAAATGGAGTTTAATTTGCGTTTGCGACCACGACTTTCCAGAGATGAAAAGGTTGAAGAACCGAAAAGATCGAAAAGAATTCTTGGATGATAAACGTCAGTTTTTCAAGCACCAATCGTTGGCCTGCCTCTTGGTCGGTACAGAAATCATTGCGTTTCCGTGCATCTATCGCGACGAAGAGCGTTTGGCCAAGAATCCGCCCGAAATAGTCCTCCAATTCGAGGACGCGGAGAGCACTCAACATGCTCTTCGCAGGCTCAAAATGGGGGACAATGTCGTGCTAATTCAGATAGATACGGCCACATTTGCGTATGAACCCATTCTGAAAGGACTTCAACAGACAATCACTCTACCATTATCCTCCGAAATATTACTCTGGAAGGTGGGAAATTGTCCCGCGGACATTACGGAACAGATCCCATCTATAGTGCAAATCTTACGCAATGACCCTAGTGTCAACTTGAAAAGTCTCTTAAAAACACCCAAGGATATTAAACTCGATGACTCGCAGGCCAGGTCACTCATATCCGGCCTAACACAGAAAATATCCTTGATTCAAGGACCTCCAG GAACCGGTAAATCGTTCATCGGAGGTTTGATAGCAAAATCAATCCATGATTTTACGTCAAAGACTATTCTCGTCGTCTGTTATACAAATCATGCTTTGGACGACATCTTGACCCACCTTTTAGACATTGGCATCCCACAGACAAGCATGCTCCGTATTGGTGGAAAATCGACCTCTAGAACAGAGCCGTTGACAATCCAACATCAACAACGTGGGCCAAACAGGACCAGCCGTCTTGAATGGACGGCTATCGACGAATTGAAAACACAGCACGCACAACTCCGGCAACGCGTCCAGTCTTCGTTTCGACGATATATTTCGCAAGCGTCATATACAAACATCCTTGATTACCTCGAAATGGAATATCCTGATTACTTCGAAGCCTTCCAAATTCCGGATCAAGAGGATGGGATGTCTTTTGTTGGGGCGCAAGGGAAGGCAGCTCAACCCGACTACCTCATCGAAAAGTGGGCCCATGGTGATAGGCCGGACCGggcttttcttcctttcatttcatcttctcAAAGCAGAAAAAGCATTTGGGACCTTCCCAATGCGACTCGACAAGCCCATTTAAAAGGCTGGCGAGAAGCCTTGCTCCAAGAGGCAATCGAAGATTTCGTTTTGAATGCGAAGGAATATAATCGGTGCGTCGACAGATTAAGCAGAGCATATAGCACCAATACATCCACTCTCCTGCGAAACAAACGGATCGTCGGTTGTACAACTACGGCGGCAGCAAAGTATAGGGAAGAAATTCGTACATTCAATCCTGATGTCTTGTTGGTCGAAGAAGCCGGTGAAATCTTGGAGTCGCATGTCCTTACTGCGCTAGGACCCGAAACTTCGCAAATGGTCTTAATTGGAGATCATAA ACAATTGCGCCCCAAAGTCAATCATTACCTTCTTACGGTCGAAAATGGAGAGGGTTACGATCTCAATCGCTCGCTGTTCGAAAGATTGATTCTTAAGGAATATCCACATGTAACGCTTGAACAGCAACATCGGATGCGACCAGAAATCTCGAATTTTATCAGGCAGATGACATATCCGAAACTCATCGACTCTCCAAACACACAGAACCGGCCTTGTTTACGGGGAGTTCAAGATAatatcattttcatcaaCCATGATCATCCAGAGGACGAAATCAGTGCGATCGGCGATAGAAATGACATGGCGTCGAAGTCCTCCAAACAAAATTCATTCGAGGCTTTCATGATCTTGAAGATTGTGAAATATCTCGGTCAACAAGGATATGGTACAGAGAATCTTGTCATTCTAACACCATATCTTGGGCAACTTCATAAACTTCGAAACATCCTGAAGAAGGATAACGACCCTATCCTAAATGACCTGGACAACAGTGAGCTTGTAAAAGCTGGCCTGATCGATCCTGCTATGGCCAAGTTATCCAAAAGGTCTATCCGTCTCGCCACAATTG AGCCAATGACTTCGCGATGTGTGGCTGGACACACTCTCCATTGGGAGTGCAACAAGGGAGCTCCTGTGACATGTTCCAAATGTGAACGTGAAAAAAGGCTtgccaaaaagaaacaagaGGAGGAGCTGACTGCACAGACGCGTCGGGATGCAGAACAAAAGGCGCATTTAGCCAAGATGGACAATTTTAACGCCCAAATTGAAGCGGAGAGACGGAAGGCAGAAGACGCTCGCTTATTGCAGGAGCAAGCCAATGCCAtcaagcagaagcagaaagACTTAGAATCTATCAAAGCGGCGAATGCCAACCGTATccttccaccaccacttTCAATCACAGCGCAGGGCGCTCGATTATCTCGTGAACAAGCTATTACTTTCCAACAGAAGGAGAGCAATTTGGGATCTATTCAAACAGCCAATGTTAACCCTGCTGTTCCGCCGCTGTCTCCAAACACTTCTATCTTCAGTAAATTATTTTCTCCGTTCGCTCAGTTAGCAGCACCAATGGCCTCCAGTGAATCTACCCCTCCTGGAAGTGATACATCCAAAACAGTTCAAAACGTGGCAAACAATCGCTTAAAGTCTACATCGAGCGGAAAACCTTTTAAGGACCCTGGTCCGTCACCGTCGCAGATCGAGTGGAATCGTCAGAAAACAGTCGAGGGTGCACAAAACGACGCTATCGACGCCATCATGGACATGATCGGGTTGGAGGCAGTCAAACAAGGAGTCCTCGACATCAAAGCCAAAATTGATGTCAGCGTTCGTCAAGGTTCTTCTCTCAAACGCGAAAGGTTCAATGCGGTCCTACTGGGCAACCCAGGAACAG GAAAAACGACTGTGGCCAGGCATTATGCCAAATTTTTGGCTACCGTCAAAGCTATCCCTGGTGAAACTTTCGAAGAAACCACGGGTGCTCGACTGGCCCAAAATGGTGTTGGCGAAGCCACCAAACTTGTTGAAGGAGTCGTCAAagctggaggaggagccATATTCATCGATGAAGCTTATCAGCTTACAAGTGGCAACAACTTTGGGGGTGGTGCAGTCCTCGATTTCCTGTTGGCAGAGATGGAAAACAGGGTTGGCACCTTGGTTTTTATCTTCGCTGGTTACAATAAGGAAATGGAGAAATTTTTTGAACACAATCCGGGCCTTAAAAGTCGCGTGCCTTATGAGTTTCAATTTGCCGACTACGAAGATGCGGAACTCATGCGTATGCTGGAGGACTATATCAAGAAGGACTTTGCTGGACGCATGAAAGTCGAAGGCGGGATTACAGGCTTGTATGGTCGTATCGCGATTCGACGTCTTGGAAGACGTCGGGGTCGCCCTGGTTTCGGTAATGCCCGCGATCTGCAAACAGTCCTATCGCATATAAAAAAACGACAGGCGGTTCGGTTAACAAAAGAACGCCAGGAGGGCAAACAACCGGACGACTTTTTGATGACGCGAGAAGATCTCATAGGTCCTGATCCCTCTACTGCCATCAAAGAAAGCAAGGCGTGGCTCAAGTTACAGCAGATGATAGGGTTGAAGTCGGTCAAGGAGTCCATTAAAAGCCTTTTTAGTTCCATTGAAGAGAACTATCAGCGAGAGCTTTTGGAGAAAGGAGTGTTGGATTTCTCTCTGAACAAGGTGTTCCTCGGACCCCCTGGTACTGGCAAGACCACAGTGGCAAAGTTGTACGGCAGCATTCTGGCTGACATTGGTCTCCTGAGCAACGGTGAAG TTATTCTGAAAAACCCCTCTGACTTTGTCGGCTCAGCACTGGGACAATCCGAGGCAAACACCAAGGCAATTTTGGCAAACACAGTCGGTAAAGTATTGATTATAGACGAG GCATACATGCTTTacggaggaggtggaagtgACGATGTGTCTTCAGGATCAAATCAATACAAGACTTCAGTCATCGACACCATTGTCGCTGAAGTGCAGAATGTGCCTGGCGAAGACCGCTGCGTTATCCTTGCTGGTTACAAAGATCAAATGCTTGAGATGTTCCAG AACGTGAACCCCGGATTGTCGAGACGTTTCAAAATCGAGGAAGCATTCAACTTTGAGAATTTCAACGATGATGAACTTCTGAAGATTCTggagttgaagttgaaggaTCAAGAGCTTGAGGCCACTCCACAGGCCAAGAAAACTGCCATAGATCGTTTGAGCCGGATGAGAAATCGGCCTAACTTTGGTAATGGAGGTGAAGTCGAAAATATCATAACGGCAGCAAAAGGACGAGCGATCGCGCGAAGGTCGAAAATACCTCTCTCTGAAAGGCCCTCTGTCATCAcgattgaagctgaagacaTCGACCCCGATTGGAACAGGAGTGCCAACGCTGCAGCAGACCTCGTCAAAATCTTCAGCGACATTGTTGGCTGCGAAGATATAATACAAAAGCTGAAGAATTATCAAGAAGTTGTTCAGGCGTGCCTTGCCAGGGATATGGATCCTAGAGAGCTTATCCCcacaaattttgttttcaCTGGCCCTCCCG GTACGGGGAAGACGACAGTGGCGCGCAAAATAGGGCAAGTGTTTTATAACATGGGCATTTTGGGATCCGGGGACGTCATCGAATGCTCCGCTTCAGACCTTGTTGGACAATATGTCGGGCAAACCGGCCCCAAGACCAGAAAGCTGTTTGAAAAAGCTCTTGGAAAAGTCCTCTTTGTCGATGAAGCGTACCGCCTAAGCGTTGGCCATTTCGCTCAAGAGGCAATAGACGAACTCGTTGGTCTCCTCACACACCCCGACTTCAAAAGTAAACTCATTGTCATCCTTGCTGGATACGAACAAGACATGAACCAACTCATGTCGGTAAATACAGGGCTATCAAGTCGTTTCCCGGAACAGGTGGTTTTCGTGAACATGGATGCTGAACAATGCTTGAAGATTGTTAGTAACGAActaaagaagaaaaagattcAGACTGATGGGTGGGACGTCGACGTATCCTCAGAAGCCAACATTGAAATCAAGGAGCTCATTCGCGACATGGCGGAGCTTCAAGACTGGGGCAATGCACGAGATATGATTACAATTTCCAAAGAGATGATCAACAAGGCATTGGTATCTCTCACAACTGCCGCGCCAGGTGCCAGCCCGATGCTTTCTGGCGtcgatgctgttggtgtgaTGAAAATTGCACTGAAGGATCGCCAGAGAAGATCAAAGATACCTCCTAAACCTCGTCTCGCTCAACCCGATTTGCATATGCAAGAACTCACAGCTActccgcctccacctccaacccTTGCGACAAGGACGACGGCCAACACTCAAAAGGCATCCGACAGAGGACGTGGCCGTGGCAGAGGACGAGGGCGTGGTCGCGGTGACGGAGGAGAAAGCAGGGCCAACACTAGCCAATCACAATCGCATCAAACTCGTCAACAAGTGCAAAGGGACCCAGGTGTGAACGATGCCTTATGGAATGAAATGGAGGCAATGAAGCGAAAAGCAACACGGATCGAAATGGATGCGAAAAACCGGGTAAAAGAGATGGAAAAAAAGGCGGAAGAGGCGAAAAAAGAGGCGCAACGACAAGAACAGATGATTGCCGACAAGCAACTGGCAGAGGCTGCGGCCAAAGAGGCATCCGAAAGGGCCGAACTGCAACGACAAAGAGAAAAGGCGCGCCTGAAGGCGCTGGCTGCACGAGCCGAGCAAGCAAAGGCGGAAGCTGAAGCTCGTGCACGGAGAGAAGCAGAGAGGCAGCGACAGGCCAAGGAAGCAAGAGCACAGGCGAAACTGCGGGAAATGGGAGTCTGCGTTGCTGGATATCAGTGGATTAAGATGGGTTCTGGATATCGCTGTAAAGGAGGATCGCACTTTGTATCTAATGGCGAGCTTGGATTATAG